A DNA window from Solanum lycopersicum chromosome 3, SLM_r2.1 contains the following coding sequences:
- the LOC101253367 gene encoding uncharacterized protein: MKAAAAMVNTVTLSNSTFWHKPISRINQNFKIRASISTSGNMVAPAIIVGGGRVGRALQDLGNGDDVLVKRGEPVPIDFVGPILVCTRNDDLEAVLEATPKSRWSDLVFFQNGMLEPWFQSKGLGDADQVLAYFAVSKLGEPPTDGKTDTNPEGLTAAYGKWASAVAARLQNGGLSCKVLDKEPFQKQMLEKLIWICAFMLVGARHPGATVGAVEKEYRSEVSKLIAELAAAAAAEKGLVFEDAMEDRLCAYSRAVAHFPTAVKEFKWRNGWFYSLSEKAIAEGKPDPCPLHTAWLKELKIV; encoded by the exons ATGAAGGCAGCAGCAGCAATGGTGAACACTGTCACTCTCTCTAACTCAACATTTTGGCACAAACCAATTTCAAGAATCAACcagaattttaaaattagagcATCAATTTCCACCTCAGGCAACATGGTTGCTCCTGCTATCATAGTTGGAGGTGGACGTGTGGGAAGAGCTTTACAAGATTTGGGTAATGGAGATGATGTTTTGGTTAAAAGGGGTGAACCAGTTCCTATTGATTTTGTAGGTCCAATATTGGTTTGCACTAGGAATGATGATCTTGAAGCTGTTCTTGAAGCTACCCCTAAATCTCGTTGGAGCG ATTTGGTATTTTTCCAGAATGGGATGCTAGAGCCTTGGTTCCAAAGTAAAGGCCTTGGTGATGCAGACCAAGTTTTGGCATATTTTGCTGTATCAAAGCTTGGTGAACCCCCAACTGATGGGAAAACTGATACAAATCCAGAAGGATTGACTGCGGCTTATGGGAAATGGGCATCTGCAGTGGCTGCAAGATTGCAGAATGGAGGACTCTCTTGCAAG GTACTTGATAAGGAGCCTTTTCAGAAGCAAATGCTGGAGAAGCTTATATGGATATGTGCTTTCATGCTTGTTGGAGCTCGCCATCCTGGAGCTACAGTAGGAGCAGTTGAAAAAGAGTACCGCTCTGAG GTGTCAAAACTAATTGCTGAGCTTGCGGCTGCAGCAGCTGCAGAGAAAGGTCTTGTTTTTGAGGATGCCATGGAAGACAGGCTCTGCGCTTACTCACGAGCAGTTGCACACTTTCCAACGGCTGTCAAGGAG TTCAAATGGAGAAACGGATGGTTCTATTCACTCTCTGAGAAGGCAATTGCAGAAGGGAAACCAGATCCATGCCCATTGCATACTGCATGGCTTAAAGAACTAAAAATAGTCTAG
- the LOC101253673 gene encoding tubby-like protein 8: MSSFKKTTNPLRSSTSYNSLYDNPLNELGQNRSSSTVGEALGVHLLQNQLVISDNKENSAPHKPEKSNLCDKEYDWTSKVVNNEFTRVGADVKDSVLRPSSLQLCIQKNEPDSKIGLKIWEHADDTETPNSANIWDYSDSEAAPASSWSTLPNRSLLYRPLPIDIGRCTCVIVKEASQESRDGGSFYSLYTNEGQGRQNRKLAIAHHRRRNGKSEFVVAQNTKGLWGKSDDSLIGHVTANLLGSKYQIWDQGRPNSTTKQSKLLGAVTFMPTIATWTGSYRRIKAYIPKHQSMQLKCTAQHINGLPADWEEHMDKVNQLFSKIPHYNKVSRQYELDFRDRGRAGLRIQRSVKNFQLTMEKNGRQTILQLGRVGKAKYVMDYRYPLTGYQAFCICLASIDSKLCCTL; encoded by the exons ATGTCTAGTTTCAAGAAAACTACAAACCCTCTTCGTTCTTCGACTTCTTATAATTCCCTTTATGATAATCCTTTAAATGAGCTCGGACAAAACCGGAGCAGCAGTACGGTTGGTGAAGCATTGGGTGTTCATTTGCTTCAGAACCAACTTGTTATATctgataataaagaaaattcTGCACCACATAAACCTGAAAAATCCAATCtttgtgataaagaatatgatTGGACTAGTAAGGTTGTGAATAATGAGTTTACGAGGGTTGGGGCTGATGTGAAAGACTCTGTTCTGAGGCCATCTTCACTTCAGCTATGTATACAAAAAAATGAACCTGATTCTAAAATTGGGTTGAAAATTTGGGAGCATGCGGATGATACTGAGACCCCGAATTCTGCTAATATTTGGGATTATTCGGATTCTGAAGCTGCTCCAGCTTCTTCTTGGTCTACACTTCCTAATAG GTCATTGTTGTATAGGCCTTTGCCTATAGACATTGGACGATGTACTTGTGTGATAGTGAAAGAAGCATCTCAAGAAAGCAGGGATGGAGGGAGTTTTTactcactttatacaaat GAGGGGCAGGGGCGTCAGAATCGGAAACTTGCCATAGCCCATCATAGAAGGCGTAATGGGAAATCTGAGTTTGTAGTTGCTCAAAATACAAAGGGATTATGGGGAAAATCTGATGACAGTTTGATTGGACATGTAACAGCTAATCTTCTGGGATCAAAATACCAAATATGGGATCAG GGCCGTCCTAATTCCACAACCAAACAATCAAAATTGCTGGGTGCTGTAAC ATTCATGCCTACAATCGCGACGTGGACTGGAAGCTACAGAAGGATAAAAGCATACATTCCAAAACACCAGTCCATGCAGTTAAAATGTACAGCTCAG CACATCAATGGACTACCCGCGGACTGGGAGGAGCATATGGACAAAGTGAATCAGTTGTTTTCAAAGATTCCTCATTACAATAAGGTCTCAAGACAGTATGAGTTAGATTTTAGAGATAGAGGAAGGGCAGGACTCCGAATCCAGAGGTCAGTTAAGAATTTTCAGCTGACTATGGAG AAAAATGGAAGGCAAACAATTCTACAACTTGGTAGAGTGGGGAAAGCTAAGTATGTGATGGACTacag GTACCCTTTGACAGGTTATCAAGCGTTTTGCATATGTTTGGCTTCTATTGATTCGAAGTTGTGTTGCACACTGTAA
- the LOC101253986 gene encoding AP2-like ethylene-responsive transcription factor At1g16060 → MAKTSKSNTTSTSSSSSSNKCDSKAKRSNKIDGNAIGKVKRTRKSVPRDCPPQRSSIYRGVTRHRWTGRYEAHLWDKNCWNETQNKKGRQVYLGAYDDEEAAAHAYDLAALKYWGQDTMLNFPIMTYENELKEMEGQSKEEYIGSLRRKSSGFSRGVSKYRGVARHHHNGRWEARIGRVFGNKYLYLGTYATQEEAATAYDMAAIEYRGLNAVTNFDLSRYIKWLRPSDQTNNDNTIINPEPNPNPNPNDIHLMPNTKDDTNFTQQQQQISGCDVTVAALPHPGGGAATSSAALELLLQSTKLKEMLERRSEVIECPETPPEPDRPRRSFPDDIQTYFDCQEPSSFIEEHDIIFGDLDSLTLPMFQCELIN, encoded by the exons atggCGAAAACATCAAAATCGAATACAACTTCaacttcatcttcatcttctagCAACAAATGTGATAGTAAAGCGAAACGTAGCAACAAAATTGATGGCAATGCTATTGGCAAAGTGAAACGAACACGGAAGAGCGTTCCTAGAGATTGTCCTCCTCAACGTAGCTCAATTTACAGAGGAGTAACtcg GCACCGATGGACCGGCCGATATGAAGCTCATCTTTGGGATAAAAATTGCTGGAATGAAACACAGAACAAAAAAGGAAGACAAG TTTATTTGG gagCCTATGATGATGAAGAAGCAGCTGCACATGCATATGACTTAGCTGCGTTAAAGTATTGGGGTCAAGACACCATGCTTAATTTCCCT ATTATGACGTACGAAAATGAGCTAAAGGAAATGGAAGGTCAAtcaaaagaagaatatattgGTTCTTTGAGAAG AAAAAGTAGTGGGTTTTCAAGAGGTGTATCAAAATATAGAGGCGTAGCAAG ACACCACCACAATGGAAGATGGGAGGCTCGAATTGGAAGGGTATTTGGCAATAAATATCTCTACCTTGGAACATATG CTACTCAAGAGGAAGCAGCAACAGCATATGATATGGCAGCTATTGAATACCGTGGACTTAACGCCGTTACAAATTTTGACCTTAGCCGTTACATTAAATGGCTACGTCCTTCTGACCAAACAAATAATGATAATACCATTATTAACCCTGAAccaaatcctaaccctaaccctaatgaCATTCATCTCATGCCCAACACCAAAGACGATACAAATTTTacccaacaacaacaacaaatctcCGGCTGCGATGTAACAGTCGCGGCTCTGCCACATCCAGGTGGCGGAGCCGCGACTTCATCAGCAGCACTAGAGCTCTTGCTGCAGTCTACAAAGTTGAAGGAAATGCTGGAAAGAAGATCGGAGGTAATTGAATGCCCGGAAACTCCACCGGAGCCAGACAGACCACGGAGGAGTTTCCCGGATGATATACAAACCTATTTTGATTGCCAAGAACCAAGTAGCTTCATTGAGGAGcatgatattatttttggtgACTTGGATTCTTTAACATTGCCAATGTTTCAGTGTGAGcttattaattaa